A DNA window from Roseovarius sp. Pro17 contains the following coding sequences:
- a CDS encoding response regulator transcription factor, whose protein sequence is MIKMERADAQPSALKLLIADDHWVVRQSLKQVARGLDDDVSVLEASSFVEAVSVLEQNPGIGLLLVDLIMPGFNEFEGLRLIRNKFPSIPVVIVSVHEDSEYVLRAIQHGVIGYIPKSANALEIKHALSRVLAGEVAFPRDILARTQAEPAAVSTKPPAASFPGADLTRREAEIMVMLGGGAPVSEIADTLEISRQTVRVHLGNAIKKIGLKSREAAIRFAVENAGALKAIGTKP, encoded by the coding sequence ATGATCAAGATGGAAAGAGCCGACGCACAGCCATCCGCGTTGAAACTCTTGATAGCGGACGATCATTGGGTCGTGCGTCAATCACTCAAACAGGTCGCACGTGGCCTTGACGACGACGTCTCGGTTTTGGAAGCGTCCAGCTTCGTTGAGGCCGTTTCGGTGCTAGAGCAAAATCCGGGCATTGGCCTGCTGCTGGTTGACCTCATCATGCCGGGTTTCAATGAGTTTGAAGGCTTGCGCCTGATTCGAAACAAGTTTCCAAGCATTCCTGTTGTGATTGTCTCGGTTCACGAGGATTCCGAATATGTGCTTCGGGCAATTCAGCACGGTGTAATCGGCTACATTCCGAAGTCTGCCAACGCGCTGGAGATCAAACACGCACTGTCGCGTGTGCTTGCCGGAGAGGTAGCTTTTCCCCGCGATATTCTGGCCCGGACGCAGGCCGAACCGGCAGCCGTTTCGACGAAGCCACCCGCCGCTAGCTTTCCGGGCGCGGATCTTACCAGACGCGAGGCTGAAATCATGGTGATGCTGGGCGGCGGCGCGCCAGTGTCTGAAATCGCGGATACACTTGAAATAAGTCGCCAGACCGTCAGAGTTCATCTGGGCAACGCGATCAAGAAGATTGGCCTAAAATCTCGCGAGGCAGCAATCCGGTTTGCGGTGGAGAACGCCGGAGCCCTCAAAGCTATCGGCACCAAGCCGTGA
- a CDS encoding ABC transporter substrate-binding protein, translating to MTTPNAKNSNQRGRMLTRRTALKLSAGGAVMGLAAPALSQGMSDKLLIGVPSSLSTPYGVADDTDHLNGTNLALEEINAAGGVLGREIELFIPDVDKLSPESCRQAIAACIDKKVHAISNSFLFAPIPAMDESAKYKCPYVQGNTQRTATEMYRSDPEKYSHVLQTDPSEVNYGWTYPLWLKKMEETGLWTPKNRKIHIVAEQVGYCQTILKAAREAIPNYDFELAEVTDIQYPVNDWSPVIQRLKEVDAGAIMIDHWVAAEYAAFCKQFSADPVENSLVYLQYGPSQPEFLELGRRATEGFCWSTVLGVYGDETGQEFRKKYLARFPEYEGNMGLVYTGNGYDIMNYLKLAWEATGDPEDFAANVAWIRNNPYRGVNGMMNMNNDLQEALHFPDNGFGNQAAELEDGMSQLFVQVQDREHKVIWPNEIAESSLRPAPWWT from the coding sequence ATGACGACACCCAATGCAAAGAACTCAAATCAGCGTGGGCGCATGCTGACGCGCCGCACGGCTCTTAAGCTGTCGGCCGGTGGAGCAGTGATGGGGCTGGCCGCACCCGCCCTGTCGCAGGGTATGAGCGACAAGCTATTGATCGGAGTGCCGTCGTCACTGTCGACACCTTACGGGGTGGCGGATGACACCGATCACCTGAACGGCACCAATCTGGCGCTTGAAGAAATCAATGCAGCGGGTGGCGTTTTGGGCCGCGAAATTGAGTTGTTCATACCGGATGTGGACAAGCTTTCGCCCGAAAGCTGCCGACAGGCGATTGCGGCCTGCATCGACAAGAAGGTGCACGCGATTTCTAACTCGTTCCTGTTCGCGCCGATCCCGGCGATGGACGAGTCGGCCAAATACAAATGCCCCTATGTTCAGGGCAATACCCAACGGACGGCGACCGAGATGTATCGCTCTGATCCCGAGAAATACAGCCACGTCCTTCAGACCGATCCATCAGAGGTGAACTATGGCTGGACCTATCCGCTCTGGCTGAAGAAAATGGAAGAAACAGGCCTCTGGACCCCCAAGAACCGCAAGATCCACATCGTGGCCGAGCAAGTTGGCTATTGCCAGACCATCCTGAAGGCGGCACGCGAGGCGATCCCGAACTATGACTTTGAACTCGCCGAAGTCACGGACATCCAATATCCGGTCAACGACTGGAGTCCAGTGATCCAGCGGCTGAAAGAAGTCGATGCGGGCGCGATCATGATCGACCACTGGGTCGCCGCCGAATACGCGGCCTTTTGCAAGCAATTCTCGGCCGATCCGGTCGAAAATTCTCTAGTCTATCTGCAGTATGGCCCGTCGCAACCTGAATTCCTAGAATTGGGGCGGCGCGCCACCGAAGGATTCTGCTGGAGCACGGTTTTAGGCGTTTACGGCGATGAAACTGGTCAGGAATTCCGCAAAAAATATTTGGCGCGCTTTCCCGAATACGAGGGCAACATGGGTCTGGTCTATACCGGCAACGGCTATGACATCATGAACTATCTCAAGCTGGCTTGGGAGGCGACCGGTGACCCCGAGGATTTTGCGGCGAACGTGGCATGGATCCGCAACAATCCGTACCGCGGCGTCAACGGCATGATGAACATGAACAACGACCTGCAAGAGGCGCTGCACTTTCCGGACAATGGTTTCGGAAATCAGGCAGCAGAGCTGGAAGATGGCATGAGCCAACTGTTCGTGCAGGTTCAGGATCGTGAACACAAGGTGATCTGGCCGAATGAAATCGCCGAGTCGTCCCTGCGCCCCGCCCCGTGGTGGACCTGA
- a CDS encoding ABC transporter ATP-binding protein — MNTLATQVEPIFSGKNLSLDLGGREVLTDIGFDLKSGEVLGIIGPNGAGKTSLLEILSGRYQPKTGKVMYEGKDITRLPLFERARLGIGRTYQTPIVPEDLSVGEAFKAARQAFRPWLTRFDAEYGAQLVHFTTPHDMHCSRLKTFERRKLLMANLLMRQPKVLLMDEPAAGLINAEIDEIDQILRMLSKEMNVGVLIVEHRIELLESIADRVIVMDAGEVIAQGELAEIIDSPAVRAAYFEGV; from the coding sequence ATGAACACGCTGGCAACGCAGGTTGAGCCGATTTTCTCGGGCAAAAACCTCTCTCTGGATTTGGGTGGGCGCGAAGTCCTTACGGATATCGGTTTCGACCTGAAATCCGGTGAAGTTCTGGGGATCATCGGACCGAACGGTGCCGGAAAAACAAGCCTGCTGGAGATTCTCTCCGGCAGGTATCAGCCCAAGACCGGCAAGGTGATGTATGAAGGCAAAGACATCACCAGACTGCCATTGTTCGAACGCGCGAGGCTCGGCATCGGGAGAACCTATCAGACCCCTATCGTTCCCGAAGACCTGAGTGTAGGCGAGGCGTTCAAGGCAGCGCGTCAGGCCTTTCGCCCATGGCTGACGCGGTTCGATGCAGAATACGGGGCGCAGCTGGTCCATTTTACCACGCCACACGACATGCATTGCTCGCGGCTCAAGACGTTCGAGCGCCGCAAGTTGCTGATGGCAAACCTGCTCATGCGCCAGCCCAAGGTGCTGCTGATGGATGAGCCGGCGGCAGGGCTGATTAACGCCGAAATCGATGAGATCGATCAGATCTTGCGAATGTTGTCCAAGGAAATGAACGTGGGGGTTCTAATCGTTGAGCACCGGATCGAGTTGTTAGAATCAATCGCGGATCGGGTGATCGTAATGGACGCAGGTGAGGTGATCGCACAAGGCGAACTGGCCGAGATTATCGACAGCCCCGCCGTGCGCGCCGCCTATTTTGAGGGCGTCTAG
- a CDS encoding ABC transporter ATP-binding protein, protein MKEVLKVEGLSAGYGALRVLHDLDLVIHPGERIGIVGLNGHGKTTLFYAIAGLTGWQRGSILLNGQQIGRSRSQGAGRYTHKIVRQGLAIMPQGDEIFNGLTVEEHLDSGAFTPEAWRTRKDRKERVLNLFEPLRKLMKTPVGRLSGGERRMVSIGRGLMTDAKLYLSDEPSLGLAPKIGLAVMDALMAIDLKDSAMFIAEQNVALLEGRVDRIIGMHAGKLKGEASSGVQLGSGG, encoded by the coding sequence ATGAAAGAAGTTCTGAAAGTCGAAGGCCTGTCGGCAGGCTATGGCGCATTGCGGGTGTTGCACGATCTAGACCTTGTCATTCATCCGGGTGAAAGGATCGGGATCGTCGGCCTGAACGGGCACGGCAAGACCACGCTGTTTTATGCCATTGCCGGATTGACCGGCTGGCAGCGCGGCTCAATCCTGCTGAACGGTCAACAAATTGGGCGCTCGCGCAGTCAGGGGGCGGGGCGCTACACGCACAAGATTGTCCGCCAAGGGCTGGCGATCATGCCTCAAGGCGACGAAATTTTCAACGGGCTGACAGTAGAAGAGCATCTCGACAGCGGTGCCTTCACACCCGAAGCATGGCGCACCCGCAAGGATCGCAAGGAACGCGTGCTCAATCTGTTCGAGCCTTTGCGTAAGCTGATGAAAACGCCCGTGGGGCGGCTTTCGGGTGGTGAGCGGCGAATGGTGTCTATCGGGCGCGGCCTGATGACCGATGCCAAGCTTTACCTGTCGGACGAGCCCTCTTTGGGCCTCGCGCCCAAGATCGGGCTGGCGGTGATGGACGCGCTAATGGCGATCGACCTCAAGGACAGCGCGATGTTCATCGCCGAACAGAACGTGGCGCTGTTGGAGGGTCGCGTTGACCGGATCATCGGAATGCACGCCGGCAAGCTTAAGGGCGAGGCATCCTCGGGGGTGCAGCTGGGCAGCGGCGGATGA
- a CDS encoding branched-chain amino acid ABC transporter permease, with amino-acid sequence MDLTFVLTNAIIVACIYGLIAIAVSITWSSLGLINLAYGFIFSFAGYGAWMVAEYLTENPFLVAASGIAVGALGGVIVCLTVFIPLHDKPNFTTRGMIATLAISLIGSQAFLMYFGPRPKALPEFFGFWKIDFLGIILTSDKIGIVVCSILMLVVVVFWMRGSRRGLEIRAMMMNPHAAAIVGIGIRSTGIYVMAMTGAMAGLAAILLSQTYYISPFSGLTPLIKGVSIALCGGLGSVQGAVIAAVLLGLVEALTNKFLGGQYVLMTQFLVIIAILIVRPRGISGLLDKAREQ; translated from the coding sequence ATGGACCTAACATTCGTCCTGACGAATGCCATCATCGTGGCGTGTATATACGGGCTGATCGCAATCGCGGTGTCCATCACCTGGTCCAGCCTGGGGCTGATCAATCTGGCCTATGGCTTTATCTTTTCCTTCGCTGGATATGGTGCGTGGATGGTGGCCGAATATCTGACCGAGAACCCGTTTTTGGTGGCCGCCTCAGGCATTGCCGTCGGCGCATTGGGAGGCGTCATCGTCTGCCTGACCGTGTTCATACCACTGCATGACAAACCGAATTTCACAACACGCGGGATGATCGCCACGCTAGCGATCAGTCTGATCGGAAGTCAGGCGTTTTTGATGTATTTCGGCCCCCGTCCCAAGGCGCTACCCGAGTTTTTCGGCTTCTGGAAGATTGATTTTCTGGGCATCATCCTGACCTCGGACAAGATTGGCATCGTGGTCTGCTCCATATTGATGCTGGTCGTGGTGGTGTTCTGGATGCGCGGCAGTCGTCGCGGATTGGAAATACGCGCTATGATGATGAATCCGCATGCGGCTGCAATTGTCGGAATAGGCATCCGCAGCACTGGAATTTACGTCATGGCCATGACTGGTGCAATGGCAGGGCTTGCGGCAATTCTTCTGTCACAGACCTATTACATCTCGCCATTCAGCGGCCTGACACCTTTGATCAAGGGCGTCAGTATCGCGCTATGCGGCGGACTGGGCTCAGTGCAGGGGGCCGTCATCGCGGCTGTTCTTCTGGGGCTAGTCGAGGCGCTGACGAACAAGTTTCTTGGCGGTCAATACGTCCTGATGACCCAATTTCTGGTCATCATCGCGATCCTGATTGTGCGGCCAAGGGGAATTTCAGGACTGCTGGACAAGGCGCGCGAACAATGA
- a CDS encoding branched-chain amino acid ABC transporter permease → MSGSNRKDYVWRNPLSVWGTSTDNEKVASIHVPDPRDVWDESLGYKVATSKVGRLKHYIIWPTHGGRVWNRLRWWPTRRNLLHIKGQYNRKTLAAEKKIVDRRPIYWAICLLIIALGPFFFPASMMNTLMTAGAIFGVFAAINVCWTLVIGTASIFSLATYAVVGTAGFITSWLSIKYGIPWYLLPFIGSGVGLVFGAAIAIPALRLDGFYYALLTLGLNELCRVFFTTSKEFGSASGGLYGASTFVNDKWEPMTQSMVTYYASFALLIAALFLFRLINGKRLGRVLRMAPEKREAFAAACGVDYKRARVTIFVVTSIALGFIGGFYSAQYRGIAFSIFGFDTVLLGLAMLAIGGIGKAEGAILGTLIVVFLDKVLLELGPIRHFMIGAMMLAAVLFLNNGYFGIKQQFNAWRDKKRGEWRSSRSEKGGEALPEEATEIDDKDELYFRRFDKLQRDYLKGLVTPQIIDEHRTQPLGQHSEALERVLLYFRRAKMEDKYALHRAGPNGPYKIIAFSGERGVSPRLVDDREYVTLDEAYHGVFMRRVHDLMES, encoded by the coding sequence ATGAGCGGTTCAAACCGGAAAGACTATGTTTGGCGCAATCCACTTTCGGTTTGGGGAACATCTACCGACAATGAAAAGGTCGCCTCGATCCATGTGCCCGATCCGCGTGACGTCTGGGACGAAAGCCTTGGATACAAGGTTGCGACATCCAAGGTCGGTCGTCTTAAGCACTACATCATCTGGCCAACCCATGGCGGCAGGGTGTGGAACCGGCTGCGATGGTGGCCAACGCGGCGCAACTTGCTGCACATTAAAGGGCAGTACAACCGCAAGACGCTGGCTGCCGAAAAGAAGATTGTTGACCGCCGGCCGATCTACTGGGCCATCTGCCTGCTGATCATCGCTTTGGGTCCGTTTTTCTTTCCCGCCAGCATGATGAACACTCTGATGACTGCCGGTGCGATTTTTGGCGTCTTTGCCGCGATCAACGTGTGCTGGACTCTGGTCATTGGCACAGCCAGCATTTTTTCGCTGGCGACCTATGCCGTGGTGGGCACGGCGGGGTTTATAACGTCATGGCTGTCGATCAAATACGGGATTCCCTGGTATCTGCTACCCTTCATCGGCAGTGGCGTCGGGTTAGTCTTTGGCGCTGCCATCGCCATTCCGGCACTACGTTTGGACGGCTTTTATTACGCGCTGCTCACGCTGGGCCTGAACGAGCTGTGCCGGGTATTTTTTACCACATCGAAAGAATTTGGATCAGCCTCGGGCGGTCTTTACGGCGCATCGACCTTCGTCAACGACAAGTGGGAGCCGATGACCCAGTCGATGGTGACCTATTACGCATCCTTTGCCCTGCTGATTGCGGCGCTGTTTCTGTTTCGATTAATCAACGGCAAACGGCTGGGGCGTGTCCTGCGCATGGCCCCGGAAAAGCGCGAGGCTTTCGCGGCTGCCTGCGGCGTCGACTACAAGCGCGCTAGGGTCACGATTTTTGTCGTCACGTCGATCGCTCTAGGGTTTATCGGTGGTTTTTACTCCGCTCAATACCGCGGAATCGCTTTTTCGATTTTTGGGTTCGATACCGTCCTTCTGGGGTTGGCGATGTTGGCCATTGGCGGGATCGGCAAAGCCGAAGGCGCCATTCTGGGAACGCTGATTGTGGTGTTTCTGGACAAAGTTCTGCTGGAATTGGGGCCAATCCGGCACTTCATGATCGGCGCGATGATGCTGGCTGCTGTCCTCTTTCTGAACAATGGCTATTTCGGGATAAAGCAACAATTCAATGCATGGCGTGACAAGAAACGCGGTGAATGGCGGTCTTCACGATCTGAGAAGGGCGGCGAAGCCCTGCCGGAAGAGGCCACCGAGATCGACGACAAGGACGAGCTTTACTTCCGTCGCTTCGACAAACTTCAGCGCGACTATCTCAAGGGCCTTGTGACACCGCAGATCATTGACGAGCACAGAACCCAACCTCTTGGCCAACACAGCGAAGCGTTGGAGCGCGTGCTGCTCTACTTCCGGCGCGCCAAGATGGAGGACAAATATGCACTTCACCGCGCCGGGCCTAATGGGCCTTACAAGATCATCGCCTTTTCTGGAGAGCGTGGCGTATCGCCCCGTCTGGTGGATGATCGTGAATATGTCACTCTGGATGAGGCCTATCATGGCGTCTTCATGCGCCGCGTTCACGACCTGATGGAATCCTGA
- a CDS encoding N,N-dimethylformamidase beta subunit family domain-containing protein: MAQQKIFGYANRISVKQGEEITFHANADGATSAKAQLVRLIHGDAHEAGPGYMEEEIANPVNGSWSVDKHFTQLGNYLTVNDPDNRLAVDGPLSMYCHVWPTLPHRGRRQTIMGRWDTLNKTGYGLGINPDGHLEFWVGDGKEVDYVTSELPLMTKVWYFVGVTWDPASGKATLHQEGVLNRYNSLVGPVVPYDFRSHVSQTFRFRQVNKPDVPFLVGGARDSHALRGFFINDLYAGKVDRPVICNRVLARTEMDACRGGDKPAEDAILAYWDTAAGYSSDGIRNEVVDAGPNGLTATGHNHPVRGMTGWNWNGKDDSFRIDPEQYGGIELHPDAVTDCRWPETNRMTIPNDLPSGIYAIRLRVGPGEGIAEEYIVFIVRSLQPTAKLCFLVPTASYLAYGNESLSFNADIIQPMTGQPPVVTDIDVETYEHGEYGLSTYDSFEDGAGVCFTSYLRPIINMRPKYRMSSMNITWQFPADLSIVAWIAHQGYDCEFITDEDLDREGLDLLKNFNCVITGTHPEYVSERMLDAQEDFVTQGGRLIYMGGNGYYWAIGFDEEQPSCMEVRKLDAGMRAWAARAGEYYLQTTGERSGLWRSRGRAPQKLLGVGMIAEGFETASPYRKMPDAWHRTVSWITAGIEGEIIGDEGLAYGGAAGIEVDRYDLSLGTPPHTKLIAASGGHSDNYVLVTEELLYAYAGLVGSLDYRIRADVTFFTAPNNGAVFSTGSIGYGQALPASNFDNSAAKMLANVVDAFIKDGPLPGQKWTLEEKQWR; the protein is encoded by the coding sequence ATGGCTCAACAGAAAATATTCGGCTACGCGAACCGCATTTCGGTCAAGCAAGGGGAAGAGATCACCTTTCATGCCAACGCTGACGGCGCAACCTCGGCTAAGGCCCAGCTAGTTCGTCTGATCCACGGCGACGCGCATGAAGCCGGGCCGGGTTATATGGAGGAAGAGATCGCAAACCCTGTCAACGGGAGTTGGTCGGTCGACAAACACTTCACTCAACTTGGCAATTATTTGACGGTGAACGATCCTGACAATCGCCTGGCGGTGGATGGGCCGTTGTCGATGTATTGCCATGTCTGGCCAACGCTGCCGCACCGCGGTCGGCGCCAGACGATAATGGGGCGATGGGACACTTTGAACAAGACGGGCTATGGCCTTGGCATCAACCCCGATGGGCATCTGGAATTCTGGGTGGGCGACGGCAAAGAGGTCGATTACGTCACGTCCGAATTGCCGCTGATGACCAAGGTCTGGTATTTCGTCGGCGTCACGTGGGATCCGGCCAGCGGCAAGGCGACACTGCATCAGGAAGGCGTGTTGAACCGCTATAACTCGCTGGTCGGACCGGTGGTGCCCTATGACTTTCGCAGCCATGTTAGTCAGACATTCCGCTTTCGTCAGGTGAACAAACCCGATGTGCCGTTCCTTGTGGGCGGCGCTCGGGATTCCCATGCTCTGCGCGGCTTTTTCATAAATGATCTCTATGCTGGCAAAGTCGATCGCCCGGTGATCTGCAACCGAGTGCTTGCTCGTACGGAAATGGATGCCTGCCGCGGTGGCGATAAACCGGCCGAAGATGCAATTCTGGCCTATTGGGACACGGCTGCGGGTTACAGCAGCGATGGCATTCGCAACGAGGTGGTCGATGCCGGCCCGAACGGGTTGACGGCCACCGGCCACAACCATCCGGTGCGCGGCATGACCGGCTGGAACTGGAACGGCAAGGACGACAGTTTTCGCATTGATCCCGAACAATACGGCGGGATCGAGCTTCATCCGGATGCAGTAACTGACTGTCGTTGGCCGGAAACCAACCGCATGACGATTCCGAACGACCTGCCCAGCGGGATCTACGCAATCCGCCTGCGGGTCGGCCCCGGCGAGGGCATTGCCGAGGAATATATCGTCTTTATCGTCCGTTCACTGCAACCCACGGCAAAGCTGTGTTTTTTGGTGCCTACCGCCAGCTATCTAGCCTACGGAAACGAGAGCCTCAGTTTCAACGCGGATATTATTCAACCAATGACGGGCCAGCCGCCGGTCGTGACCGATATCGATGTCGAAACCTATGAGCATGGCGAATATGGCCTGTCGACCTACGACTCGTTCGAAGACGGCGCCGGGGTCTGCTTTACGTCGTATCTGCGTCCAATTATCAACATGCGACCCAAGTATCGCATGTCCAGCATGAACATTACGTGGCAATTCCCGGCCGATCTGTCGATTGTCGCCTGGATCGCGCATCAGGGCTATGATTGCGAGTTTATCACCGATGAAGATCTGGATCGCGAAGGGCTGGACCTGCTCAAGAATTTCAACTGTGTGATAACGGGCACTCACCCAGAATACGTCTCGGAACGTATGCTGGACGCGCAAGAGGATTTTGTGACCCAAGGGGGACGCCTGATCTATATGGGTGGCAACGGCTATTACTGGGCTATCGGTTTCGATGAAGAGCAACCCAGTTGCATGGAGGTGCGTAAACTTGACGCCGGTATGCGTGCTTGGGCGGCCCGCGCTGGTGAATACTATTTGCAGACTACTGGCGAGCGTAGTGGTCTCTGGCGAAGCCGGGGCAGGGCACCGCAGAAACTGCTGGGTGTGGGTATGATCGCTGAAGGTTTTGAGACGGCCTCGCCCTACCGCAAGATGCCCGATGCGTGGCACCGCACCGTGTCGTGGATCACCGCAGGTATCGAGGGCGAGATTATTGGCGATGAGGGCCTGGCCTATGGCGGGGCCGCAGGGATCGAAGTCGATCGTTACGACCTTAGCCTCGGAACGCCCCCACATACGAAGCTCATTGCTGCCTCGGGAGGACATTCTGACAACTATGTGCTTGTTACTGAAGAGTTGCTCTATGCCTATGCAGGACTGGTAGGATCGCTGGACTACCGTATCCGAGCCGACGTGACCTTCTTCACCGCACCGAATAATGGTGCAGTGTTCAGCACCGGATCAATCGGCTACGGGCAGGCACTCCCCGCGAGTAATTTCGACAACAGCGCGGCGAAGATGCTGGCCAATGTCGTCGATGCATTCATCAAGGACGGACCTTTGCCTGGCCAGAAATGGACTTTGGAAGAGAAGCAGTGGAGATAG
- a CDS encoding AAA family ATPase — translation MFITKLRLKNGYKRFYDLTIDLGPSPARIVALVGPNGCGKSSVLDGILHHASAHERIGSGPSRDGSYHSMTGSKQSYQDVEIQFDVGNFQHVRQSREATGNTNTIFAFRSPYRYNSELKIKETKAVPEIKRNSYGAADASSIDAKMEDNFRRLYAYYNRYRDDNDIKPSEARDKIIGELNSSISNCLDLKISSLGNVEGNRGTLYFSKPDHPQDFEFDVLSSGEKEVVDLLLDLYLRKEDYNDSVFLIDEPELHISTAIQGSLLVEIDRLVGANCQIWLTTHSIGFLRTLQTAMQNKCQIVHFRPEANLAAETATLTPVKFGASTWRDLLSVALDDLAHLVSPSTIIYCEGRAEPGLRGRERGMDAQVFNNVFGQAHPETLFISSGGNTEPDQRSAIAIAILSKVFSSVNIWVLKDRDMASGQDTSEQDRQVYLKTNPTNHRVLTRWEIENYLYDKSVLEAYCAAEGLVFDESAYDTFVTDISNQNLKDETGRIKSICGIKGSISADHFKIALSEHLTTEMPAYQELEGCVFERK, via the coding sequence ATGTTCATCACCAAACTTCGCCTCAAAAACGGCTATAAGCGCTTTTACGACCTTACCATCGACTTGGGCCCGTCTCCTGCTCGAATTGTCGCTTTGGTGGGTCCTAACGGTTGTGGTAAAAGCAGCGTTCTGGACGGAATATTGCATCATGCAAGCGCACACGAGCGCATCGGATCGGGTCCTAGTCGGGATGGCAGCTATCACTCGATGACAGGATCAAAACAAAGTTATCAAGACGTTGAAATTCAATTTGATGTAGGAAATTTTCAACACGTCCGCCAATCACGAGAAGCCACAGGTAACACTAACACAATTTTTGCGTTTCGTAGTCCATATCGCTACAATAGCGAGCTTAAAATCAAAGAGACAAAGGCGGTTCCAGAGATCAAGCGGAATTCATATGGCGCGGCAGATGCTTCTAGTATTGACGCGAAGATGGAGGATAATTTTCGGCGCCTTTATGCGTATTACAATCGCTATCGAGATGATAATGATATCAAGCCAAGCGAGGCTAGAGATAAAATCATAGGTGAGCTCAACTCGTCTATTTCGAATTGTCTTGACCTGAAAATTTCCAGCTTGGGGAACGTGGAAGGCAATCGAGGAACGCTATACTTTAGCAAGCCAGACCACCCACAGGACTTCGAGTTTGACGTGCTATCTTCTGGGGAAAAAGAAGTCGTTGATCTTTTGCTAGACCTCTATCTTCGTAAGGAGGATTATAACGATTCGGTTTTCCTTATCGATGAACCTGAACTTCACATTAGCACCGCTATACAAGGATCTTTACTTGTTGAAATAGATCGACTTGTGGGGGCAAACTGTCAAATTTGGCTCACGACACATAGTATAGGGTTCCTTAGAACCCTGCAGACCGCGATGCAGAATAAATGTCAAATAGTTCACTTTCGACCGGAAGCGAATTTAGCGGCTGAGACTGCTACTTTAACGCCGGTCAAATTTGGCGCTTCCACATGGCGTGACCTGCTTTCTGTCGCGCTTGACGATCTGGCCCACCTAGTTAGCCCTTCAACGATAATTTATTGTGAAGGGAGGGCAGAGCCAGGGCTCAGAGGGCGAGAACGAGGCATGGATGCGCAGGTTTTCAATAACGTATTTGGACAGGCTCATCCGGAGACACTGTTTATTTCAAGTGGTGGAAACACCGAACCTGACCAGCGAAGTGCCATTGCAATAGCCATTCTTAGCAAAGTCTTCTCAAGCGTCAATATTTGGGTTCTCAAAGATCGTGACATGGCGTCAGGGCAAGATACGAGCGAACAAGACCGCCAAGTTTACCTCAAAACTAACCCCACTAACCACCGAGTTCTTACGCGCTGGGAGATTGAAAACTATCTATATGACAAGAGTGTTCTGGAAGCTTATTGCGCTGCGGAAGGCCTCGTCTTTGATGAATCTGCATACGACACCTTCGTGACTGATATCAGCAATCAAAACCTTAAAGACGAAACAGGTAGGATCAAAAGTATCTGCGGCATTAAGGGAAGTATAAGCGCCGACCATTTCAAGATTGCTCTTTCCGAACATCTGACTACGGAGATGCCTGCTTATCAAGAGTTAGAAGGATGTGTTTTTGAGCGGAAGTGA